The sequence below is a genomic window from Terriglobia bacterium.
ATGCGGGAGGGGAAGGTGGAATCCCGCCGCGAGTTCGGCTTCGGCGACCTCGACTTCGACCCCGGCGCGTTCTACGCCGCGGTGCTGGCGCAGTACTACGCCGAAACCCGGCCGCCGCCCGAGATCTACCTCCCGGATCTCCCGGCCGACCCGGAACTGATGGAGCGGTGGCTCGGCGAACGGCGCGGCGGGAAGGTCCGCCTCCACGTGCCGGAGCGCGGCGTGAAGAGGCGCCTCCTCGACCTCGTCCGGAAGAACGCGGCCCTCGCCTTCCTGAGCCGGTTCAGGGCCCCGCATGTCCACGGGGTCGAGGTGCTCGAAGCGCTCCAGGAGGCGCTCGGGCTCGACGAGCCGCCGTTCCGGATCGAGTGCTTCGACATCTCGAACATCCAGGGGACCGATTCGGTGGCGTCGATGGTGGTGTGGGAGGGGGGGAAGCCGAAGAAGTCGGACTACCGGACGTTCAACATCCGCGGGGTCAAAGGGCCCGACGACTTCGCATCGATGGCGGAGGCGGTCACCCGCCGCTATCGCCGCCTGCTGGCGGAGGACCGGCGCCTTCCGGACCTGGTGCTCATCGACGGCGGCCCGGGACAGCTCGGCGCGGCGGTCAAGGCCCTCGCGGAGGTCGGGCTGCCGATGCTGCCGGTGATCGCGCTCGCGAAGCGGGAAGAGGAGATCTGGCTCGAGGGCTCGGGGGAGCCGGTCCGTCTCGATCGGTCCTCGCCGGCGCTCCATCTCGTCCAGCGAGTACGCGACGAGGCCCACCGATTCGCGCTGACCCACCACCGAAAACGGCGCGCGAGGCGGACCCTCCGCACGGCCCTCCTCGACGTCCCGGGAATCGGACCGACGCTGGCCAGGAAGCTCCTCAAGGCGTTCGGGAGCGTGGAAGGGGTCCTCGCCGCCGCCCCCGAGGCGATCGCGAAGGTCGCCGGGAAGAAGGTCGCGGAGACGCTGTCGACCACCTTGGTCCCCGGCCGGAGCCGCGACGCGCCGCCGCGTCCGCCGGGGCAAGGGCCGTCGTGAGCCGCCCCTTGTCCCGGATGGGTCGCCGCCCCTATATTCCACCTCCGTCGCGCGGTCCCGCCTCGCGACGGGGGAGTGAGCTTGATGGAGAGCTTCTGGAGGTCCCTGCCCGGGACCGTTCTCGTCGTCCTGATCATCGCGATCTTGACGGCGGCCGGCGCGATCGGGATCCAGACCTATCGCGCGACGCACCCCCCGCGCCAGGCCGACGAGAAGAGCGACCTCGGAGCGTTCCTCTCGCACGTCGAGGAGGTGCGATTCCGCTCCGCGGACGGCACCGACCTCGCAGGCTGGCTCGTCCGGGGCGCGCCGGGCGGATCGCCGGTCGTGCTGTGCCACGACCTCGGCGACGGCAAGGGCTCGCTGGTGAACCTCGCGATCGCCCTCCAGGACGCCGGGTTCACCGCGCTCGCGTTCGACTTCCGCGGGCACGGCAAGAGCGGGGGAGAAGGCTCGACGCTGGGAATCGCGGAGAAGCGGGACGTCCTCGGTGCCTTGGACTACGTCTCGGAGCTCCGCGACGTGGATGCGCGCCGGATCGGCCTTTACGGCGTCGGCCTCGGCGCCCACGCGGCGGTGCTCGCCGCGGCGGACCGGCCGGCCGCGAAGGTCCTGGTGCTCGACGGGATCTACCCCGACGCGGGCTACCCGCTGGCGCGGAAGGTCTACGCGGGATGGGGGTTCGGCTGCCGGTACCTCGGCGTCTTCCCGCGTCTCGCCTTCCACCTGCTGACGGACACCCCGGCCCGCCGGGAGACCGCCACGGCCGTCCTGCCCCACCTCCTCTCGCGCGACCTTTTGTTCGTCGCGCCGGCGGGCGACGCGGCGCTGGCCGCCGAGATGCAGCGGCTCTACGCGTCGGTTCCGGAGCAGCGCGAGGTGGACGCCAACCTGATCGTCCTGCCCGCCACGCGAGCGAGCCACCTCTACGGCGAGGAGCTGGACCGGTACAATCGCCGGATCTCGGAGTTCTTCGAGAAGAGGCTTCGGCGCCGGTAGGCGCTCGGTGTTAACCTCCCCCTCGATGGCCAAGACCGACCGCGATGCGCTCGCCGCCTTCCTCGCCGACGGGAAGCGACGGGTCGAGGACGCCCTCGACCAGCTCGTCCCGCCGCTGGGGACGCCGCCGCCGCCGCTCCACGAGGCGATGCGGTACACGCTGCTCCTCCCGGGCAAGCGACTCCGGGGGATCGTGGTGCTCGCCACCGCCGAGATGCTCAAGGGGAACCCTAAGGACGCCCTCCCGCTGGCGTGCGCGGTCGAGATGGTCCACGCGTCGTCCCTGATCCTCGACGACCTCCCCTCGATGGACAACGCGACGCTGCGCCGCGGGAAGCCGACCCTTCACCTCGTCACCGGCGAGGCCAACGCGATCCTGGCGTCGGTGGCGCTCCTCAACGCGGCGTACGCCCTGGTGTTCGAGGCCGACGGCGTCGGCGAGAAGTCCCGGCGCGAGGCGGCCCGCCGGCTGGCGAGGGCGATCGGCGCCGAGGGGCTCGTGGGCGGGCAGGTGGTCGACCTCGAGTCCACCGGGAGGAAAGTGGACCTCGACGCGCTCGAGTTCATCCACAGCCACAAGACGGGGGCGCTGTTCATCGTCGCCGCGGAATTCGGAGCGCTCGCGGCCGGAGGGCGCGCCAGGGACGTCGAGGCGCTCCGAGCCTACGCGAAGAACCTCGGCCTCGCGTTCCAGATCACCGACGACCTCCTCGATTACAGCGGCAACCCCGGGACCACCGGCAAGGACGCGGGGCTCGATCGCGACAAGACGACGTTCGTCAACCTGTGCGGCATCGACGGCGCGCGCCGGCTCGTGGACGAGCTGATCGACGCGTCGGCGGCCGCGCTCCGGCCGTTCGGGCGCCGCGCGGCCCTGCTCCAGGCCCTGGCGGAGCACGTGCGCGGCAGGGACCGCTGAGCCGTGCACCCGGGTGACGGGGTGTCGGGCCCCGGCTACGACGAGGTCCGCCTCAGGCTGGTCGAGCGGGGGTACCTCCAGGGGCGCATCGAGCGGTTCGTGCTCGCGGACGCCGCGCGCCCCGGATCGCCGGCGCGGCGGCTCCTCAAGAGCGGACTCAAGGCGGCGGTCCTCGGGGCGCCGATCCTCGGCGCCTTCCTGGCCGGAGCGGCGGTGGCGGCCAATCGTCCGCTCCTCGGCGCCGCGGACGCGCTGCTGCTGTGGCTCTACTTCGCGGTGCTGGCCGGCGCGGCGCTCCTCGTGCTCGATCTCGCGGTGGCCGCCGCCCTCGCGGGGCTGGCGGGCCGGCGCGGCGCGAAGGCGGGGGACGCGCTCACCGCGT
It includes:
- the uvrC gene encoding excinuclease ABC subunit UvrC; this translates as MDDGFPSPALRAKLDGLPDRPGVYLYRDARGSLLYIGKAKSLRSRVRSYFQPSVQHPPRTERLVSEVADLEIIVVDTETEAILLEANLIKRERPPFNVVLRDDKSFPYLKLSLGDEFPRAALVRRPRLDGSLYAGPFIPASGARRSLKLIQRDFRVATCAEVFDGKRRPCLYYHLDQCLAPCAGKTTPVEYRRAVEDVRLFLEGKHRELEVALEAKMKEASASEEFERAAMHRDTLATVRRLAVRQHIASLGLEEQDFFAHHREGSEVALELFQMREGKVESRREFGFGDLDFDPGAFYAAVLAQYYAETRPPPEIYLPDLPADPELMERWLGERRGGKVRLHVPERGVKRRLLDLVRKNAALAFLSRFRAPHVHGVEVLEALQEALGLDEPPFRIECFDISNIQGTDSVASMVVWEGGKPKKSDYRTFNIRGVKGPDDFASMAEAVTRRYRRLLAEDRRLPDLVLIDGGPGQLGAAVKALAEVGLPMLPVIALAKREEEIWLEGSGEPVRLDRSSPALHLVQRVRDEAHRFALTHHRKRRARRTLRTALLDVPGIGPTLARKLLKAFGSVEGVLAAAPEAIAKVAGKKVAETLSTTLVPGRSRDAPPRPPGQGPS
- a CDS encoding alpha/beta hydrolase, translated to MESFWRSLPGTVLVVLIIAILTAAGAIGIQTYRATHPPRQADEKSDLGAFLSHVEEVRFRSADGTDLAGWLVRGAPGGSPVVLCHDLGDGKGSLVNLAIALQDAGFTALAFDFRGHGKSGGEGSTLGIAEKRDVLGALDYVSELRDVDARRIGLYGVGLGAHAAVLAAADRPAAKVLVLDGIYPDAGYPLARKVYAGWGFGCRYLGVFPRLAFHLLTDTPARRETATAVLPHLLSRDLLFVAPAGDAALAAEMQRLYASVPEQREVDANLIVLPATRASHLYGEELDRYNRRISEFFEKRLRRR
- a CDS encoding polyprenyl synthetase family protein — protein: MAKTDRDALAAFLADGKRRVEDALDQLVPPLGTPPPPLHEAMRYTLLLPGKRLRGIVVLATAEMLKGNPKDALPLACAVEMVHASSLILDDLPSMDNATLRRGKPTLHLVTGEANAILASVALLNAAYALVFEADGVGEKSRREAARRLARAIGAEGLVGGQVVDLESTGRKVDLDALEFIHSHKTGALFIVAAEFGALAAGGRARDVEALRAYAKNLGLAFQITDDLLDYSGNPGTTGKDAGLDRDKTTFVNLCGIDGARRLVDELIDASAAALRPFGRRAALLQALAEHVRGRDR